The [Pseudomonas] carboxydohydrogena genome includes a window with the following:
- the hisD gene encoding histidinol dehydrogenase yields the protein MPIRLDHRSPDFAKRFAAFLSMKREVSRDIDAAARAIVEDVAARGDAALIEATAKYDRLTLTAGTLRVSAEEIAAATAACDSKTVDALKLARDRIETYHRRQLPKDERFTDALGVELGWHWSAVDAAGLYVPGGTAAYPSSVLMNAVPAKVAGVERVVMVVPSPDGKLNPLVLAAASLAGITEVYRVGGAQAVAALAYGTATIKPVAKIVGPGNAYVAAAKRIVFGKVGIDMIAGPSEVLVMADRTGNADWIAADLLAQAEHDVNAQSILLTDDEELAANVERAVEAQLTTLPRAAIARPSWNDFGAIILVQSMEEALPLADAIAAEHLEIMTADSEALAVRVRNAGAIFIGPHTPEAIGDYVGGSNHVLPTARSARFSSALSVLDFMKRTSILKCGPDQLRALGPAAMTLGVAEGLDAHARSVGLRLNLR from the coding sequence ATGCCGATCCGCCTTGACCACCGCAGCCCCGATTTCGCCAAGCGTTTTGCCGCCTTCCTGTCGATGAAACGCGAGGTATCGCGGGACATCGATGCGGCCGCTCGCGCCATCGTCGAGGATGTCGCGGCGCGCGGCGATGCGGCCCTGATCGAGGCGACCGCGAAATATGACCGCCTGACCCTGACGGCCGGAACGCTGCGGGTGAGCGCCGAGGAGATCGCGGCGGCGACCGCGGCCTGCGATTCGAAAACCGTCGATGCGCTGAAACTCGCCCGCGACCGGATCGAGACCTATCACCGCCGCCAGTTGCCGAAGGACGAGCGTTTCACCGATGCGCTGGGCGTCGAACTCGGCTGGCACTGGAGCGCGGTCGATGCGGCCGGGCTTTACGTGCCCGGCGGCACGGCGGCCTATCCGTCCTCGGTGCTGATGAACGCCGTACCCGCCAAGGTCGCGGGTGTTGAGCGTGTCGTCATGGTGGTGCCCTCGCCGGACGGCAAGCTCAATCCGCTGGTGCTGGCGGCGGCCTCGCTCGCCGGGATCACGGAAGTCTATCGCGTCGGCGGCGCGCAGGCGGTGGCGGCGCTGGCCTACGGCACCGCGACCATCAAGCCGGTGGCGAAGATCGTCGGCCCCGGCAACGCCTATGTGGCGGCGGCCAAGCGCATCGTGTTCGGCAAGGTCGGCATCGACATGATCGCGGGCCCCTCCGAAGTTTTGGTGATGGCGGATCGCACCGGCAACGCCGACTGGATCGCGGCCGACCTGCTGGCGCAGGCCGAGCACGACGTCAACGCGCAGTCGATCCTGCTCACGGATGATGAAGAACTGGCGGCGAATGTCGAACGTGCGGTCGAGGCGCAACTCACCACGCTGCCGCGCGCGGCCATCGCGCGCCCCTCATGGAACGATTTCGGCGCGATCATCCTCGTGCAATCGATGGAGGAAGCGCTGCCGCTGGCGGACGCGATTGCCGCCGAGCACCTTGAAATCATGACGGCGGATTCCGAAGCCCTGGCCGTGCGCGTGCGCAATGCCGGCGCGATCTTCATCGGCCCCCACACCCCCGAGGCCATCGGCGATTATGTCGGCGGCTCCAACCATGTGCTGCCGACGGCGCGCTCGGCGCGGTTCTCGTCGGCTCTCAGTGTGCTTGATTTCATGAAGCGCACCTCGATCCTGAAATGCGGCCCGGATCAATTGCGCGCGCTCGGCCCCGCGGCGATGACGCTTGGCGTCGCGGAGGGGCTGGACGCACATGCGCGCTCGGTCGGCCTGCGGCTGAATTTACGATGA
- a CDS encoding DUF2948 family protein, producing the protein MASLRKLIALDEDDLAVISAHVQDASVHVADILWRQGEKRLVIGMKRLDWDQAVCSGKLSERRLVTALRFDRVLACKARGIDLADRDSVLELFGLEFHPGKAPGGSVVLMFADGAALRLDVECIECELADVGEDVFGDGVLETGGGEGGARDPV; encoded by the coding sequence ATGGCTTCCCTGCGGAAACTGATCGCGCTCGATGAGGACGACCTCGCGGTGATTTCCGCCCATGTGCAGGATGCCTCGGTGCATGTCGCCGACATTTTGTGGCGGCAGGGTGAAAAGCGCCTCGTCATCGGCATGAAGCGGCTGGACTGGGATCAGGCGGTCTGTTCGGGAAAACTGTCCGAGCGCCGGCTGGTGACGGCGCTGCGGTTCGATCGCGTTCTGGCCTGCAAGGCGCGCGGAATCGACCTCGCCGACCGCGATTCGGTGCTGGAATTGTTCGGTCTCGAATTCCATCCCGGCAAGGCTCCCGGCGGCAGCGTGGTGCTGATGTTCGCCGATGGCGCGGCGCTTCGGCTCGATGTCGAATGCATCGAGTGCGAGTTGGCCGATGTCGGCGAGGATGTGTTCGGCGATGGCGTGCTGGAAACCGGCGGCGGGGAGGGCGGGGCCAGGGATCCCGTCTGA
- the murA gene encoding UDP-N-acetylglucosamine 1-carboxyvinyltransferase, with the protein MDRIRIIGGNKLNGTIPISGAKNAALPLMIAALLTDETLILENVPRLADVALLQRILGNHGVDIMSAGKRPGDREHQGQTLHISAANIIDTTAPYDLVSRMRASFWVIGPLLARMKEAKVSLPGGCAIGTRPVDLLIMALEKLGAEIVIDGGYAVARAPQGLHGATIDFPKVTVSGTHVALMAATLAAGTTIITNAACEPEIADVADCLNKMGAKVSGAGTPRIVIEGVAKLHGARHAVLPDRIETGTYAMAVAMTGGDVQLQGARPELLQSALDVLTQAGATITQNNEGIRVQRNGAGIRPVEVSTAPYPGFPTDLQAQLMALMTRAEGASHITETIFENRFMHVQELARFGARITLDGETATIEGRPTLRGAPVMATDLRASVSLVIAALAAEGETMVNRIYHLDRGFERLEEKLSACGASIERISG; encoded by the coding sequence ATGGATCGCATTCGCATCATCGGCGGTAACAAGCTCAACGGCACCATTCCGATTTCGGGGGCAAAAAACGCGGCGCTGCCGCTGATGATCGCAGCCCTTCTGACGGATGAAACGCTGATCCTCGAGAACGTGCCGCGCCTTGCGGACGTGGCGCTGTTGCAGCGGATCCTCGGCAATCACGGCGTCGACATCATGTCCGCCGGCAAGCGGCCGGGCGACCGCGAGCATCAGGGGCAGACCCTGCACATTTCGGCCGCCAACATCATCGACACCACCGCGCCCTACGATCTCGTCTCCAGGATGCGGGCGAGTTTCTGGGTGATCGGGCCGCTGCTGGCGCGCATGAAGGAGGCGAAGGTCTCGCTTCCCGGAGGCTGCGCCATCGGCACGCGGCCGGTCGATCTTCTCATCATGGCGCTGGAAAAGCTCGGCGCGGAGATCGTGATCGACGGCGGCTACGCGGTGGCGCGCGCGCCGCAGGGGTTGCATGGCGCGACCATCGATTTTCCGAAGGTCACCGTCAGCGGCACCCATGTCGCGCTGATGGCGGCGACTTTGGCCGCGGGCACCACGATCATCACCAATGCGGCCTGCGAACCCGAGATCGCGGATGTCGCCGATTGCCTCAACAAGATGGGCGCGAAGGTCAGCGGTGCGGGCACCCCGCGCATCGTGATCGAGGGCGTGGCGAAGCTGCATGGCGCGCGCCATGCCGTGCTGCCGGACCGGATCGAGACCGGCACCTATGCGATGGCGGTGGCGATGACCGGCGGCGACGTGCAGTTGCAGGGCGCGCGGCCGGAATTGCTGCAATCGGCGCTCGACGTGCTGACGCAGGCGGGCGCGACGATTACGCAGAACAATGAAGGTATCCGCGTGCAGCGGAACGGCGCGGGCATTCGCCCGGTCGAAGTGTCGACCGCGCCGTATCCGGGCTTCCCGACCGATCTGCAAGCGCAACTGATGGCGCTGATGACCCGCGCGGAGGGCGCCTCGCACATCACCGAGACGATCTTCGAGAACCGTTTCATGCATGTGCAGGAACTGGCGCGGTTCGGCGCCCGGATCACGCTCGACGGCGAGACCGCGACCATCGAGGGCCGCCCGACGCTGCGCGGAGCGCCGGTGATGGCAACCGATCTGCGCGCATCGGTATCGCTGGTGATCGCGGCGTTGGCCGCCGAAGGCGAAACCATGGTCAATCGCATCTATCATCTGGATCGCGGCTTCGAGCGGCTCGAGGAAAAGCTCTCGGCCTGCGGCGCCAGCATCGAGCGGATCAGCGGCTGA
- a CDS encoding glycosyltransferase family 39 protein: MTGWLARGVVADWLDNLILAITDPVRREYIVPLLMIVYVLLWTIYAVLAKGSQDIHFDMGETVVWSRNVTFGTPKHPPFSAWLSRAWFDIFPCADWAFYLLAMTLAGVALWCAWRLSMQYLSGDKLALATVLLTFVPFYNFHALKFNANTVMIPLWALATWSFVHSFRTRTTGWAALAGIAAAGVMLGKYWGIFLLLGFGLAALIDPRRRAYFRSAAPWVSIAVGLLALTPHLVWIVTHRFVTFTYAMQSHYDPLRNVFRTSLEYIPGAIAYAAIPILITLLATRPDIETIGDTVRPDDPDRRLALSILVLPLVAPPIASIAAHSGVTSLWTMGGLTLLPAVLLSSPLAHVSRLATRRVLAIALAAPFLAIAAAPVAAFLIHLRGPDNHMAHYRLLANAVEHVWHETTPRPLSLVGGEEPIINGIAFYAADAPSTLDIFNPGVTPWGNQARIERDGIAWICPASDLPCVKGIAARIATGPVGKRLEISISRTYLGIAGAPERYLIVTTPPR; the protein is encoded by the coding sequence TTGACCGGCTGGCTCGCACGCGGCGTTGTAGCCGATTGGCTCGACAATCTTATTCTGGCAATTACGGACCCTGTACGGCGCGAATACATCGTACCGCTCCTGATGATCGTCTATGTCCTCTTATGGACGATTTACGCCGTCCTCGCGAAGGGTAGCCAAGACATCCATTTTGATATGGGCGAGACCGTGGTCTGGTCGCGCAACGTGACGTTTGGCACCCCGAAACATCCTCCCTTTTCAGCGTGGCTGTCGCGTGCGTGGTTTGATATTTTCCCTTGCGCGGATTGGGCGTTCTATCTGCTCGCCATGACCCTGGCCGGGGTCGCGTTGTGGTGCGCCTGGCGCCTGTCAATGCAATATCTGTCCGGTGACAAGCTGGCGCTGGCGACCGTGCTACTGACGTTCGTCCCGTTCTATAACTTCCATGCTCTCAAATTCAACGCCAACACGGTCATGATCCCGTTGTGGGCCCTCGCGACGTGGAGCTTTGTTCATTCGTTCCGGACGCGGACAACCGGTTGGGCGGCACTCGCGGGAATCGCTGCCGCCGGCGTCATGCTGGGAAAATACTGGGGCATCTTCCTATTGCTCGGATTTGGACTGGCGGCCCTGATCGATCCGCGCCGTCGGGCCTATTTTCGCTCGGCTGCACCATGGGTTAGCATTGCCGTCGGCTTGCTTGCCCTGACGCCGCATCTCGTATGGATCGTTACGCATCGTTTCGTAACATTCACCTACGCCATGCAGTCCCACTACGACCCGCTCAGGAATGTTTTCAGGACGTCCCTTGAATATATCCCCGGGGCCATCGCATACGCGGCGATCCCGATTTTGATCACCCTGCTCGCGACACGACCGGATATAGAGACAATCGGGGACACAGTGCGTCCAGACGACCCCGATCGTCGGCTTGCCCTGTCCATTCTGGTGCTCCCGCTCGTCGCACCGCCAATTGCCAGCATCGCTGCACACTCCGGCGTTACGTCGCTCTGGACCATGGGCGGGTTGACGCTGCTGCCAGCCGTCCTCTTGTCGTCGCCGCTCGCTCACGTGTCCAGGCTTGCGACAAGGCGGGTCCTCGCCATTGCCCTCGCGGCTCCCTTTTTGGCTATAGCCGCTGCACCGGTTGCCGCATTCCTCATTCACCTGCGAGGCCCCGACAATCACATGGCGCATTATCGGCTTCTTGCCAATGCAGTTGAACACGTGTGGCACGAGACAACGCCTCGGCCCTTGAGCCTCGTCGGCGGCGAAGAACCCATCATCAACGGCATCGCTTTCTATGCCGCCGACGCTCCCTCGACCTTGGACATTTTTAATCCAGGCGTCACGCCTTGGGGTAACCAGGCTCGGATCGAGCGCGATGGCATAGCCTGGATTTGTCCGGCTTCGGACCTGCCGTGCGTGAAGGGCATCGCGGCACGAATTGCCACAGGTCCGGTCGGCAAACGCCTCGAAATCTCGATTTCACGAACTTATTTGGGAATAGCTGGCGCGCCAGAGCGCTATCTGATCGTCACGACGCCGCCACGCTAG